A window from uncultured Desulfobacter sp. encodes these proteins:
- a CDS encoding helix-turn-helix domain-containing protein — protein sequence MGHSIQIKKAVLQKVLSGNKTHDEISKEFGIGRSTIGKWLREYRKGGNINLKSKERHPRDWTPEERVSALMASGSMSSEESASWCRKNGIFLHHLKQWRQDAVSGMATDLKKQTSVIETQLRRENSALKKDLSRKEKALAETAALLVLKKKAQVIWGEPEED from the coding sequence ATGGGACATTCTATTCAAATTAAAAAAGCTGTATTACAAAAGGTACTCTCGGGGAACAAAACCCATGATGAGATATCAAAAGAATTTGGGATTGGGCGGTCAACTATTGGCAAATGGTTAAGAGAATACAGAAAAGGCGGTAACATCAACTTGAAATCAAAAGAAAGACACCCCAGAGACTGGACGCCGGAAGAGCGCGTCTCAGCCTTGATGGCGTCGGGGTCTATGTCCTCCGAGGAGAGCGCCTCCTGGTGTCGTAAAAACGGGATTTTCCTCCATCATCTGAAACAGTGGAGGCAAGATGCTGTTTCCGGAATGGCAACTGATTTGAAGAAACAAACCTCCGTAATCGAGACTCAGTTACGACGGGAAAATTCGGCATTAAAAAAAGACCTTTCCCGCAAAGAAAAAGCCCTTGCGGAAACAGCAGCCTTATTGGTTCTTAAAAAAAAAGCCCAGGTAATCTGGGGGGAGCCAGAGGAAGATTGA
- a CDS encoding IS1595 family transposase: protein MYIVAGHKGNPYAVLEKGRGGRRNRLRGARGRGTLEKEKPPILGMIQRCGQVVIQMLPNVRQTTIKPLIKATIKPGTLVYTDEYAIYNRLDEWGYDHESVNHGAGEYARDDDGDGFCEIHVNTMEGFWSLLRSWIRPHSPLCQDRCRLN from the coding sequence GTGTATATAGTTGCCGGACATAAAGGCAACCCTTATGCTGTATTAGAAAAAGGAAGAGGTGGTCGGCGTAACAGATTAAGGGGGGCAAGGGGCCGTGGTACCTTGGAAAAAGAGAAGCCACCTATTTTGGGGATGATACAACGTTGCGGGCAGGTTGTGATTCAAATGCTCCCCAATGTCCGACAGACCACCATCAAGCCTTTGATAAAGGCCACTATAAAACCCGGAACATTGGTCTATACCGATGAATATGCCATTTATAACCGGTTGGATGAATGGGGTTACGATCATGAAAGCGTGAATCATGGGGCCGGTGAATATGCCAGAGACGACGATGGAGACGGATTTTGTGAAATCCACGTGAATACAATGGAAGGCTTCTGGTCATTACTCCGAAGTTGGATTCGCCCACATAGCCCCCTGTGTCAGGATAGATGTCGCCTCAATTGA
- a CDS encoding transposase: MKVNIKSLIDDVQCYETVRDLRWPEIRDCPFCHSISTIKKGYDDKDSAKQRYECKDCGRRFDDLTGTIFSGHHQPLKVWILCLYFMGLNLSNNQISKELGLNRGDVHNMATQLREGVVKKSHR, encoded by the coding sequence ATGAAGGTAAATATAAAGAGCCTGATAGATGATGTACAATGCTATGAAACCGTTCGAGACCTACGCTGGCCGGAAATACGTGACTGTCCTTTTTGTCATTCCATAAGCACAATCAAAAAAGGTTACGATGATAAGGACTCGGCCAAGCAGCGTTATGAATGCAAAGATTGCGGAAGGCGCTTCGATGATCTCACGGGAACCATTTTTTCTGGACATCACCAACCTCTCAAAGTGTGGATATTGTGCCTCTATTTTATGGGGTTGAATCTATCCAACAACCAGATTTCCAAAGAATTGGGGCTTAATCGTGGAGATGTCCACAATATGGCGACTCAGTTACGCGAAGGGGTGGTAAAAAAAAGCCACAGATAA